The DNA region CATGTCAACAAAGAAGGTGATCATTTAGTGGCAACTGCTGCTGTTATAAACGATATTTCTGGTTTCGGACGATGTTCACTCGGCGTGGCTGTTCCGATACTATCAGTATGCGGCATTCAGGCATGTGCTGTACCTACCGCAGTACTTACAAACCAGACCGGTTTTCCGGATTACTCATGTATCGATCTTACTGAACATCTCGATAATTATATTAAAATGTGGAAATTATGCGGTGCACGGTTCGACGGTATCTACAGCGGATATATCGCTCATCCGAAGCAGGCTGATTTCATAAGCTCATTTATCGATGAATTCCGCAGTGAAAACACTCTCGTTCTTGTTGACCCGGTCATGGG from Ruminococcus sp. HUN007 includes:
- a CDS encoding bifunctional hydroxymethylpyrimidine kinase/phosphomethylpyrimidine kinase codes for the protein MATAAVINDISGFGRCSLGVAVPILSVCGIQACAVPTAVLTNQTGFPDYSCIDLTEHLDNYIKMWKLCGARFDGIYSGYIAHPKQADFISSFIDEFRSENTLVLVDPVMGDNGEIYKGYSEIMCEKIRNLTLKADIITPNLTELCILSGGNFSEICSLSMEKKERENKGACSETHRKEQQT